From Juglans regia cultivar Chandler chromosome 8, Walnut 2.0, whole genome shotgun sequence, the proteins below share one genomic window:
- the LOC108986502 gene encoding sucrose-binding protein-like, giving the protein MAFKPKIPIALLLLTSLLAICAGLALAMQDPELKQCKHQCRHQRQFDEQEKEHCQRSCDEYHIEKKARERAERRRSEEGSSREEGYEEEELGGEREEENPYVFEDEDFETRVRTDEGRIQVLEKFTKRSKLLRGIENFRVAILEANPQTFISPAHFDAELVVFVAKGRATITTVREEKRENFNVEQGDIMRIPAGTPVYLINRDENEKLYIVKILRPVSVPGHFEAFHGSGGEDPESFYRAFSWEVLEAALKTRRDQLEKLFGKQTQGVIIKASKEQIRSMSKHEETTPRIWPFGGDSTHPFNLFHKRPSQSNQFGRLFETDPKECKQLQDLDLMVSFANITKGSMAGPYYNSRATKISVVIEGEGYFEMACPHLSSSGSRGQREGSGSSRRRSRSGPSYQQIRGRLRPGMVFVAPAGHPVAVIASRNKNLQVLCFDVNAQGNIRFPLAGKNNIVNEFEKEAKELAFNFPAREVEKIFRNQDQEFFFPGPSRQPEEGGRAFE; this is encoded by the exons ATGGCTTTCAAACCTAAGATTCCTATAGCTCTCTTACTCCTGACGTCTCTCCTGGCTATATGTGCTGGTTTAGCTCTGGCCATGCAAGACCCGGAGCTGAAACAATGCAAGCATCAGTGCAGGCACCAAAGACAATTCGATGAACAAGAGAAGGAACACTGTCAGCGAAGTTGTGACGAGTATCACATAGAGAAAAAAGCTCGGGAGAGAGCAGAGAGGAGGAGATCAGAGGAGGGAAGCAGTAGAGAAGAAGGCTATGAAGAAGAGGAGTTGGGCGGGGAGCGTGAGGAGGAAAATCCTTATGTTTTTGAAGATGAGGATTTTGAAACCAGAGTTAGAACTGATGAAGGCAGAATTCAGGTCCTGGAGAAGTTCACGAAGAGATCGAAACTTCTCCGCGGCATTGAGAATTTTCGTGTGGCGATTCTTGAAGCGAATCCTCAAACCTTCATTTCCCCGGCCCATTTTGATGCTGAACTTGTTGTCTTTGTTGCTAAAG GGCGAGCAACAATTACAACAGTTAgggaggagaagagagagaacttCAACGTGGAACAGGGAGATATCATGAGGATTCCAGCCGGAACACCTGTTTATTTGATCAATAGGGATGAGAATGAGAAGCTTTATATTGTCAAAATCCTCCGACCCGTCTCTGTTCCTGGCCATTTCGAG GCATTCCATGGGTCAGGTGGCGAAGACCCAGAATCATTTTACCGGGCATTCAGCTGGGAGGTTCTTGAAGCTGCTCTCAAG ACACGAAGGGATCAGTTGGAGAAGCTCTTCGGGAAACAGACGCAAGGAGTCATCATCAAGGCATCCAAAGAACAAATCCGGTCTATGAGCAAACATGAGGAAACTACCCCCAGAATATGGCCTTTTGGAGGCGACTCAACCCATCCTTTCAATCTTTTCCACAAACGTCCTTCTCAATCGAACCAGTTTGGGCGTCTCTTTGAAACCGATCCTAAAGAATGCAAGCAGCTACAAGACCTCGACCTCATGGTCTCCTTCGCTAATATAACCAAA GGATCTATGGCTGGTCCCTACTACAACTCTAGGGCAACAAAAATCTCTGTGGTGATTGAAGGTGAAGGGTACTTTGAAATGGCGTGCCCGCATCTCTCATCCTCCGGATCAAGAGGGCAACGAGAGGGCAGTGGAAGCTCTCGGCGAAGGAGTAGGAGTGGCCCAAGTTATCAGCAGATTAGAGGACGCTTGAGACCTGGAATGGTGTTTGTAGCCCCTGCAGGCCATCCAGTTGCTGTCATTGCTTCACGGAATAAGAATCTGCAGGTGCTTTGCTTCGATGTCAATGCTCAAGGAAACATTAGGTTCCCTCTCGCAG GGAAAAATAACATTGTGAATGAGTTTGAGAAGGAGGCGAAGGAGCTGGCCTTTAACTTCCCTGCAAGAGAGGTGGAAAAAATCTTCAGGAACCAGGATCAGGAGTTCTTCTTCCCGGGGCCAAGCAGACAACCAGAGGAAGGCGGTCGTGCGTTTGAATGA